One genomic segment of Protaetiibacter intestinalis includes these proteins:
- the acnA gene encoding aconitate hydratase AcnA: MSSINSFSAQDTLNVGGTDYEIFRIDTVPGYEKLPFSLKVLLENLLRTEDGANVTKAQIEALGSWDPDAEPDTEIQFTPARVVMQDFTGVPCIVDLATMREAVTALGGNPDKINPLSPAEMVIDHSVIADLFGTENALERNVEIEYERNGERYQFLRWGQTAFQDFKVVPPGTGIVHQVNIEHLAKVIYDRVNGGVLQAYPDTCVGTDSHTTMVNGLGVLGWGVGGIEAEAAMLGQPVSMLIPRVVGFKLTGEIPAGVTATDVVLTITDMLRRHGVVGKFVEFYGAGVASVPLANRATIGNMSPEFGSTAAIFPIDDVTLDYLRLTGRDEQTVALVEAYAKLQHLWHDAAHEPAYSEYMELDLGTVVPSIAGPKRPQDRILLSEAKNQFEKDILNYATASTTHDIVDLESKHSFPASDPGAVPGDEETETREVHISSGAPANASKPVKVTTPEGASYLLDNGAVTLAAITSCTNTSNPSVMIAAGLLAKKAVDKGLKRKPWVKTTLGPGSKVVTDYYEKSGLDKALEGLDFYTVGYGCTICIGNSGPLIEEVSTAINENDLAVTAVLSGNRNFEGRISPDVKMNYLASPPLVVAYALAGSMHFDFETDALGKDQNGDDVFLKDIWPDPAEVQQIIDSSISREQFIKQYATVFDGDERWTSLPTPEGPIFEWDADSTYVRKAPYFEGMSMELTPVADIHGARVMATLGDSVTTDHISPAGNIKAGTPAAQYLEEHGVERKDFNSYGSRRGNHEVMIRGTFANIRLKNELVSAVNDGQIVEGGYTRDFTLEGGPQSYIYDACENYAAQGTPLVVFGGKEYGSGSSRDWAAKGTSLLGVKAVITESFERIHRSNLIGMGVVPLQFPAGESWKSLGLDGTEIVSITGLEQLNEGVTPKTVRVVASPSEFSPEGKQTVEFDAVVRIDTPGEADYYRNGGILQYVLRSLV; the protein is encoded by the coding sequence GTGTCGAGCATCAACAGCTTTTCCGCCCAGGACACCCTGAACGTCGGCGGGACGGACTACGAGATCTTCCGGATCGACACCGTCCCCGGCTACGAGAAGCTGCCCTTCAGCCTCAAGGTGCTGCTCGAGAACCTGCTGCGCACCGAGGACGGCGCCAACGTCACGAAGGCGCAGATCGAGGCCCTCGGCTCGTGGGACCCGGACGCCGAGCCCGACACCGAGATCCAGTTCACGCCCGCGCGCGTCGTCATGCAGGACTTCACCGGTGTGCCCTGCATCGTCGACCTCGCCACGATGCGCGAGGCCGTCACCGCCCTCGGTGGGAACCCCGACAAGATCAACCCGCTCTCGCCCGCCGAGATGGTCATCGACCACTCCGTCATCGCCGACCTCTTCGGCACCGAGAACGCCCTCGAGCGCAACGTCGAGATCGAGTACGAGCGCAACGGCGAGCGCTACCAGTTCCTGCGCTGGGGCCAGACGGCCTTCCAGGACTTCAAGGTCGTCCCCCCGGGCACCGGCATCGTCCACCAGGTCAACATCGAGCACCTCGCCAAGGTCATCTACGACCGCGTCAACGGCGGCGTCCTCCAGGCCTACCCCGACACCTGCGTCGGCACCGACTCGCACACCACGATGGTCAACGGCCTCGGCGTGCTCGGCTGGGGCGTCGGCGGAATCGAGGCCGAGGCCGCGATGCTCGGCCAGCCCGTCTCGATGCTCATCCCGCGCGTCGTCGGCTTCAAGCTCACCGGCGAGATCCCCGCGGGCGTCACCGCGACGGATGTCGTGCTCACGATCACCGACATGCTGCGCCGGCACGGCGTGGTCGGCAAGTTCGTCGAGTTCTACGGTGCCGGCGTCGCCTCCGTGCCGCTCGCCAACCGCGCGACCATCGGCAACATGAGCCCCGAGTTCGGCTCGACCGCCGCCATCTTCCCGATCGACGACGTCACGCTCGACTACCTGCGCCTCACCGGGCGCGACGAGCAGACCGTCGCCCTCGTCGAGGCCTACGCCAAGCTCCAGCACCTGTGGCACGACGCGGCCCACGAGCCCGCCTACTCGGAGTACATGGAGCTCGACCTCGGCACCGTGGTGCCCTCGATCGCCGGGCCCAAGCGCCCGCAGGACCGCATCCTGCTCTCGGAGGCGAAGAACCAGTTCGAGAAGGACATCCTGAACTACGCGACGGCGTCCACCACGCACGACATCGTCGACCTCGAGTCGAAGCACTCCTTCCCGGCATCCGACCCGGGCGCCGTGCCCGGCGACGAGGAGACCGAGACGCGCGAGGTGCACATCTCGAGCGGCGCCCCGGCGAACGCCTCGAAGCCCGTCAAGGTCACGACCCCCGAGGGCGCGAGCTACCTGCTCGACAACGGTGCGGTCACCCTCGCGGCCATCACCTCCTGCACCAACACCTCCAACCCCTCGGTCATGATCGCGGCCGGCCTGCTCGCCAAGAAGGCCGTCGACAAGGGCCTGAAGCGCAAGCCGTGGGTCAAGACCACGCTCGGCCCGGGCTCGAAGGTCGTCACCGACTACTACGAGAAGTCCGGACTCGACAAGGCGCTCGAGGGCCTCGACTTCTACACGGTCGGCTACGGCTGCACCATCTGCATCGGCAACTCGGGTCCGCTCATCGAGGAGGTCTCGACGGCCATCAACGAGAACGACCTCGCCGTCACCGCGGTGCTCTCCGGCAACCGCAACTTCGAGGGTCGCATCAGCCCCGACGTCAAGATGAACTACCTCGCCTCGCCGCCGCTCGTGGTCGCGTACGCGCTCGCCGGTTCGATGCACTTCGACTTCGAGACGGATGCGCTCGGCAAGGATCAGAACGGCGACGACGTCTTCCTGAAGGACATCTGGCCCGACCCGGCCGAGGTGCAGCAGATCATCGACTCGTCGATCTCGCGCGAGCAGTTCATCAAGCAGTACGCGACGGTCTTCGACGGCGACGAGCGCTGGACGAGCCTGCCCACCCCGGAGGGGCCCATCTTCGAGTGGGATGCCGACTCGACCTACGTGCGCAAGGCGCCGTACTTCGAGGGCATGTCGATGGAGCTCACCCCGGTCGCCGACATCCACGGGGCCCGCGTCATGGCGACCCTCGGCGACTCGGTCACGACCGACCACATCAGCCCGGCCGGCAACATCAAGGCAGGCACCCCGGCGGCCCAGTACCTCGAGGAGCACGGCGTCGAGCGCAAGGACTTCAACTCCTACGGCTCGCGCCGCGGCAACCACGAGGTGATGATCCGCGGCACCTTCGCGAACATCCGTCTCAAGAACGAGCTCGTCTCGGCCGTCAACGACGGACAGATCGTCGAGGGCGGCTACACGCGCGACTTCACGCTCGAGGGCGGACCGCAGTCGTACATCTACGACGCGTGCGAGAACTACGCCGCGCAGGGCACCCCGCTCGTCGTCTTCGGCGGCAAGGAGTACGGATCGGGCTCCTCGCGCGACTGGGCGGCCAAGGGAACCTCGCTGCTCGGCGTCAAGGCCGTCATCACCGAGAGCTTCGAGCGCATCCACCGCTCGAACCTCATCGGCATGGGCGTCGTGCCGCTGCAGTTCCCGGCGGGCGAGTCGTGGAAGTCCCTCGGCCTCGACGGCACCGAGATCGTCTCGATCACGGGTCTCGAGCAGCTCAACGAGGGCGTCACGCCGAAGACCGTGCGCGTCGTCGCCTCGCCGAGCGAGTTCTCGCCCGAGGGCAAGCAGACCGTCGAGTTCGACGCGGTCGTGCGCATCGACACCCCCGGTGAGGCCGACTACTACCGCAACGGCGGAATCCTCCAGTACGTGTTGAGGTCGCTCGTTTGA
- the dxs gene encoding 1-deoxy-D-xylulose-5-phosphate synthase — translation MSLLETIHGPRDLDRLSREELEQLAVEMREFLVREVAKTGGHLGPNLGVVELTLAMHRVFDSPHDAIVFDTGHQSYVHKLLTGRQDFSRLRERGGLAGYPQRSESEHDIVESSHASSSLSWADGISRAFAMTGQGDRYVVAMVGDGALTGGMTWEALNNISDDNSRRLVMIVNDNGRSYAPTIGGMARFLNTVRTRRAYRSLYFSSRRFFDRLGRPGQAVYRGTRGAIHGFLSRFSNNEALYSNLDIKYLGPVDGHDLGSLEEALRQAKAYDAPVIVHVITQKGRGYEPALADVADQFHAVGQIDPETGDPLEHPSKPSWTSVFADEIVELAARDPRLVGITAAMLRPTGLHKFAERFPDRVFDVGIAEQHAATSAAGLAFGGLHPVVAMYATFVNRAFDQVLMDVALHRAGVTFVLDRAGVTGPDGPSHHGMWDLAILQVVPGIRIAAPRDATRLREELAEAVQVDDGPTVVRFSKGSVGNEFDAVRRTDDGVDVLREAAHRDVLLVAVGPMADLAMRVADRLADQGIGATVIDPRWVIPVPGSVIELAREHRLVVSIEDGIRVGGVGTRIRQDLRAAGVDTAVDELGLPDEFLEHASRDQVLEEAGLTDRHIARDIVSQVLGTRIPVARPLPDEPAREYDAERGR, via the coding sequence ATGAGCCTGCTCGAGACGATCCACGGTCCGCGCGACCTCGATCGGCTGAGCCGTGAGGAGCTCGAGCAGCTCGCGGTGGAGATGCGCGAGTTCCTCGTGCGCGAGGTGGCGAAGACCGGGGGTCACCTCGGGCCGAACCTCGGCGTCGTCGAGCTCACGCTCGCGATGCACCGGGTGTTCGACTCGCCGCACGACGCGATCGTCTTCGACACCGGCCACCAGAGCTACGTGCACAAGCTGCTCACGGGGCGTCAGGACTTCAGCCGGCTGCGCGAGCGCGGCGGGCTCGCGGGCTACCCGCAGCGTTCCGAGTCCGAGCACGACATCGTCGAGAGCTCGCACGCCTCGAGCTCGCTGAGCTGGGCCGACGGCATCTCGCGCGCCTTCGCGATGACCGGCCAGGGCGACCGCTACGTCGTCGCGATGGTCGGCGACGGCGCGCTCACGGGCGGGATGACGTGGGAGGCGCTCAACAACATCTCCGACGACAACTCGCGCCGGCTCGTGATGATCGTCAACGACAACGGACGGTCCTACGCCCCGACGATCGGCGGCATGGCGCGCTTCCTCAACACCGTGCGCACGCGGCGCGCCTACCGCTCGCTGTACTTCTCGAGCCGGCGCTTCTTCGACCGGCTCGGCAGGCCGGGTCAGGCCGTCTACCGCGGCACGCGGGGCGCCATCCACGGCTTCCTCTCGCGCTTCTCCAACAACGAGGCGCTCTACTCCAACCTCGACATCAAGTACCTCGGCCCCGTCGACGGCCACGACCTCGGCTCGCTCGAGGAGGCGCTGCGGCAGGCGAAGGCCTACGACGCGCCCGTCATCGTGCACGTCATCACGCAGAAGGGCAGGGGATACGAGCCCGCCCTCGCCGACGTGGCCGACCAGTTCCACGCGGTCGGGCAGATCGACCCGGAGACGGGCGACCCGCTCGAGCACCCCAGCAAGCCCTCCTGGACCTCGGTGTTCGCCGACGAGATCGTCGAGCTCGCCGCGCGCGACCCCCGGCTCGTCGGGATCACGGCCGCGATGCTGCGCCCGACGGGGCTCCACAAGTTCGCGGAGCGCTTCCCCGACCGGGTGTTCGACGTCGGCATCGCCGAGCAGCACGCGGCGACGAGCGCCGCGGGGCTCGCCTTCGGCGGTCTGCACCCCGTCGTCGCGATGTACGCGACCTTCGTCAACCGCGCCTTCGACCAGGTGCTCATGGACGTCGCCCTGCACCGCGCGGGCGTCACCTTCGTGCTCGACCGGGCGGGGGTCACGGGTCCCGACGGCCCGAGCCACCACGGCATGTGGGATCTGGCGATCCTGCAGGTCGTGCCCGGCATCCGGATCGCGGCGCCGCGCGACGCGACACGGCTCCGCGAGGAGCTCGCGGAGGCCGTGCAGGTCGACGACGGACCGACCGTCGTGCGCTTCTCGAAGGGCTCGGTGGGCAACGAGTTCGACGCCGTGCGTCGCACCGACGACGGTGTCGACGTGCTGCGGGAGGCCGCGCACCGCGATGTGCTGCTCGTGGCGGTCGGACCGATGGCCGACCTCGCGATGCGCGTCGCCGACCGGCTCGCGGACCAGGGGATCGGGGCGACCGTGATCGACCCGCGCTGGGTGATCCCCGTACCCGGCAGCGTCATCGAGCTCGCCCGCGAGCACCGGCTCGTCGTCTCGATCGAGGACGGCATCCGCGTGGGCGGCGTGGGCACCCGCATCCGTCAGGACTTGCGGGCGGCGGGCGTCGACACCGCCGTGGACGAGCTCGGGCTGCCCGACGAGTTCCTCGAGCACGCGAGCCGCGACCAGGTGCTCGAGGAGGCCGGACTCACCGACCGGCACATCGCGCGCGACATCGTCTCGCAGGTGCTCGGCACCCGCATCCCGGTGGCGCGCCCGCTGCCGGATGAGCCCGCGCGGGAATACGACGCCGAACGCGGCCGTTAG
- a CDS encoding DUF3710 domain-containing protein, whose translation MTDAPEDVPVEHPKSGPADRETAGPLDVAEANSVRPYVDLGGVKILPRPELALRLEIEEGSKRVVAVALDYAESTLQVQPFAAPRTSGLWHEIRAQIVEQIARQGGTTQLVDGPFGPELRAELPVPEGNAPGVRIARFVGVDGPRWFLRGVISGKAAVDPEAAAKIEDLFRSIVVVRGSTPMPPRDLIALHVPASVQAPGTGATI comes from the coding sequence ATGACCGACGCTCCCGAGGACGTGCCCGTCGAGCACCCCAAGTCCGGTCCCGCCGATCGTGAGACGGCCGGCCCGCTCGACGTCGCCGAGGCGAACTCGGTGCGTCCGTACGTCGACCTCGGCGGGGTGAAGATCCTGCCGCGCCCCGAGCTCGCGCTGCGGCTCGAGATCGAGGAGGGCAGCAAGCGCGTCGTCGCGGTCGCCCTCGACTACGCCGAGTCCACCCTGCAGGTGCAGCCGTTCGCGGCGCCGCGCACGAGCGGGCTGTGGCACGAGATCCGCGCGCAGATCGTGGAGCAGATCGCCCGCCAGGGCGGCACCACCCAGCTCGTCGACGGCCCGTTCGGCCCCGAGCTGCGCGCCGAGCTCCCCGTGCCCGAGGGCAACGCGCCGGGCGTGCGGATCGCGCGCTTCGTCGGCGTCGACGGCCCGCGCTGGTTCCTGCGCGGCGTCATCAGCGGCAAGGCCGCGGTCGACCCGGAGGCGGCGGCCAAGATCGAGGACCTGTTCCGCAGCATCGTCGTGGTGCGCGGCTCGACCCCGATGCCGCCGCGCGACCTCATCGCGCTGCACGTGCCCGCGAGCGTGCAGGCGCCGGGCACCGGCGCCACGATCTGA
- a CDS encoding DUF3093 domain-containing protein produces the protein MTSTNPVFRERLWPSPWIFLATALVIPASLLVFLPISPVAGALVAAGLYGAIVVVLLVTTPTVEVSDGELRAGRARLPLSVVAAVRAAHGADAVAERGVGLHADAWLLIRGWIPDVVRVELDDPQDPTPYWLISSRRADALAEALSA, from the coding sequence ATGACCTCGACGAACCCCGTCTTCCGCGAGCGGCTGTGGCCCTCGCCGTGGATCTTCCTCGCGACCGCGCTCGTGATCCCGGCGAGCCTGCTCGTCTTCCTGCCCATCTCCCCCGTGGCGGGCGCGCTCGTCGCGGCGGGGCTCTACGGGGCGATCGTCGTCGTGCTGCTCGTCACGACGCCGACCGTCGAGGTGTCGGACGGCGAGCTGCGCGCGGGGCGCGCACGCCTGCCGCTCTCGGTCGTCGCGGCGGTGCGGGCCGCGCACGGTGCGGATGCCGTCGCCGAGCGCGGCGTGGGGCTGCACGCCGACGCCTGGCTGCTCATCCGGGGGTGGATCCCCGACGTCGTGCGGGTCGAACTCGACGACCCGCAGGACCCGACGCCCTACTGGCTCATCTCGTCGAGGCGTGCCGACGCGCTCGCGGAGGCGCTCAGCGCCTGA
- the sepH gene encoding septation protein SepH, with amino-acid sequence MQELKVIGVENGSLLVASEDGAEYRVAVDETLQSRLRASTPDSGPTRRLAPREIQAQIRAGMTAEDVARVTGASLEYIRRFEGPVLAEREYVVESALNVPVHMAVETDPLASGATFGSVIRERLSDAGATGERWSSWKEQGGGWIVKLTFSAADIDRDARWGFDPKKQSLTPINQEAVTLSQQGELPQSLIPRLRAVPLDERDDARFDSGAFAVDDEGDSTIITSVEFTQIEFGARPAPAEEPVGTHHTADLLEALRRRRGEREPLDLDEAEQGLASHPSTGVVKLVDVPLDTFDVPPVPMTQPTAKASGSSGATGPLGKRRGRASMPSWDEIVFGARTDED; translated from the coding sequence ATGCAAGAGCTCAAGGTCATCGGAGTCGAGAACGGCTCGCTCCTGGTCGCCTCGGAGGACGGGGCCGAATACCGGGTCGCCGTCGACGAGACGCTTCAGTCCCGTCTGCGCGCCTCGACGCCCGACTCCGGCCCGACGCGCCGCCTCGCGCCGCGCGAGATCCAGGCCCAGATCCGCGCCGGCATGACCGCGGAGGACGTGGCCCGGGTGACGGGCGCCTCGCTCGAGTACATCCGCCGCTTCGAGGGCCCCGTGCTCGCCGAACGCGAGTACGTCGTCGAGTCGGCCCTCAACGTGCCCGTGCACATGGCGGTCGAGACCGACCCGCTCGCGTCCGGCGCGACGTTCGGCTCCGTCATCCGCGAACGCCTCTCGGACGCGGGCGCCACGGGCGAGCGCTGGTCGAGCTGGAAGGAGCAGGGCGGCGGCTGGATCGTGAAGCTCACCTTCTCCGCGGCCGACATCGACCGGGACGCCCGCTGGGGCTTCGACCCCAAGAAGCAGTCGCTCACCCCCATCAACCAGGAGGCCGTGACGCTCTCCCAGCAGGGCGAGCTGCCGCAGAGCCTCATCCCGCGCCTGCGCGCCGTGCCGCTCGACGAGCGCGACGACGCCCGCTTCGACTCGGGCGCCTTCGCGGTCGACGACGAGGGCGACAGCACGATCATCACCTCGGTCGAGTTCACCCAGATCGAGTTCGGCGCCCGCCCCGCCCCCGCCGAGGAGCCCGTGGGCACCCACCACACCGCCGACCTGCTGGAGGCGCTGCGCCGTCGGCGCGGGGAGCGCGAACCGCTCGACCTCGACGAGGCCGAGCAGGGCCTCGCGAGCCACCCGAGCACGGGGGTCGTGAAGCTCGTCGACGTGCCGCTCGACACCTTCGACGTGCCGCCCGTGCCCATGACGCAGCCGACAGCCAAGGCCTCCGGCTCCTCGGGCGCCACCGGCCCGCTCGGCAAGCGCCGCGGTCGCGCCTCGATGCCCAGCTGGGACGAGATCGTCTTCGGCGCCCGCACCGACGAGGACTAG
- a CDS encoding DUF3159 domain-containing protein, producing the protein MPTRDADPTPRESPEERTDGAEAPSFSDAFAAAARRSALGRVAPGEAPTAGALLAAIGGVRGLVESILPPTIFLVVYTLTRQLLPSVLAPLVLAVVFIVARLVARQQVMSAIVGAVGIGISALLALWSGRAADNFLLGLVINVVLVVVMLVSLAVRRPFIGVMVGLLTGDTAWRADAAKVRVAVIATILWAILPAIRLAVELPLYLADDAAALATMKLLLGVPPYAILLWVTWLLIRSAWSIRRGAEPSETA; encoded by the coding sequence ATGCCGACGCGGGACGCCGACCCGACGCCCAGGGAGTCGCCCGAGGAGCGGACGGACGGGGCCGAGGCCCCGTCGTTCTCGGATGCCTTCGCCGCCGCCGCGCGCCGCTCGGCGCTCGGCCGGGTCGCGCCGGGCGAGGCCCCCACGGCGGGCGCGCTGCTCGCGGCGATCGGCGGGGTGCGCGGGCTCGTGGAGTCGATCCTGCCGCCGACGATCTTCCTCGTCGTCTACACCCTCACCCGGCAGCTGCTGCCCTCGGTGCTCGCCCCGCTCGTGCTCGCCGTGGTGTTCATCGTGGCCCGTCTCGTGGCGCGGCAGCAGGTCATGTCGGCGATCGTGGGCGCGGTCGGCATCGGCATCTCGGCGCTGCTCGCCCTGTGGAGCGGTCGGGCGGCGGACAACTTCCTGCTCGGGCTCGTCATCAACGTCGTGCTCGTCGTCGTGATGCTCGTGAGCCTCGCCGTGCGGCGGCCCTTCATCGGCGTCATGGTGGGCCTGCTCACGGGCGACACCGCGTGGCGTGCGGATGCGGCGAAGGTCCGCGTCGCCGTCATCGCCACGATCCTGTGGGCGATCCTGCCCGCGATCCGGCTCGCCGTCGAGCTGCCGCTCTACCTCGCCGACGACGCGGCGGCCCTCGCGACCATGAAACTCCTGCTCGGTGTGCCGCCCTACGCGATCCTGCTCTGGGTGACCTGGCTGCTCATCCGCAGCGCCTGGTCGATCCGGCGTGGCGCGGAACCGTCCGAGACGGCGTAA
- a CDS encoding DUF4193 domain-containing protein, which translates to MATDYDAPRKTDDDTESIQALQERVPDKLSGVVDVDDADNPGFELGGSDLSDLDLDVVVLPPQEDEFTCVNCFLVKHQSQFDHKTDLGPICIECAA; encoded by the coding sequence ATGGCTACCGACTACGACGCCCCGCGGAAGACCGACGACGACACCGAGTCGATCCAGGCCCTCCAGGAGCGTGTGCCCGACAAGCTGTCGGGTGTGGTCGACGTCGATGACGCCGACAACCCGGGATTCGAGCTCGGAGGGTCCGACCTCTCGGACCTCGACCTCGACGTCGTCGTGCTCCCCCCGCAGGAGGACGAGTTCACCTGCGTCAACTGCTTCCTCGTCAAGCACCAGTCGCAGTTCGACCACAAGACCGACCTCGGGCCGATCTGCATCGAGTGCGCCGCCTGA
- the dut gene encoding dUTP diphosphatase — protein MDYRRGVTETVEVLFRGDIPPAYAHPGDAGADLVSTDDVVLAPGERATVGTGAAIALPDGYVAFVVPRSGLAAKHGITIVNSPGTVDAGYRGEIRVTLLNTDARESYTIGAGDRIAQLIVMPVSRARFIPVERLPGSDRGEGGFGSTGYSTRGGTS, from the coding sequence ATGGACTATCGTCGTGGGGTGACCGAGACCGTCGAGGTGCTGTTCCGCGGCGACATCCCGCCCGCCTACGCGCACCCGGGGGATGCCGGCGCCGACCTCGTCTCCACCGACGACGTCGTGCTCGCCCCCGGCGAGCGCGCGACGGTCGGCACGGGTGCCGCGATCGCGCTCCCCGACGGCTACGTCGCGTTCGTCGTGCCCCGCAGCGGCCTCGCCGCGAAGCACGGCATCACGATCGTGAACAGCCCCGGCACCGTCGACGCCGGGTACCGCGGCGAGATCCGCGTGACCCTGCTCAACACGGACGCGCGCGAGAGCTACACGATCGGTGCGGGCGACCGGATCGCGCAGCTCATCGTCATGCCCGTGAGCCGCGCCCGCTTCATCCCCGTCGAGCGGCTGCCCGGTTCCGACCGCGGCGAGGGCGGCTTCGGCTCGACGGGCTACTCGACCCGAGGAGGAACCTCATGA
- a CDS encoding DHA2 family efflux MFS transporter permease subunit translates to MTDNALQNTAGAPDPAVARRNRVAIVLLLAAVFVVFLNETTMSVAVPEIMEDLRITPSQGQWLTTAFALTLAVVIPVTGFLLERLNTRPVFITAMSLFSLGTLIAATAPGFGPLVAGRVVQAMGTGIMMPLLMTTVLTLVPLSDRGRIMGRISIVMSVAPAIGPAVSGLILQFSAWRGLFWVMLPIALVMLGIGIARVPNVSEPRKVPLDVLSVVLSAFGFSGVVFGLSNLGLAAEGKAMMPSWIPLVIGGVALALFILRQLRLQRRDAALLDLRTFRSRSFTVSILFFVILMAVLFGVVILLPIYLERGLAIDTLVIGLTLLPGGLLMGLMGPFVGRVYDRLGPAPLVIPGSIVMSAAIWAMTFFDAHTQVWFVLVTHIVLSLGLGLLFTPIFTTATSALPPHLYSHGSATIGTVQQVAGAAGTAAFIALLAIGTSAAGASTPEAATPEELIAGVHWAFLGGALLSPLAIVAAFFVRKPVQPELSDAELEAVAHH, encoded by the coding sequence GTGACCGACAACGCCCTGCAGAACACCGCCGGCGCTCCCGACCCCGCCGTGGCGCGCCGGAACCGTGTCGCGATCGTGCTGCTGCTGGCCGCCGTGTTCGTGGTCTTCCTCAACGAGACCACCATGAGCGTCGCGGTGCCCGAGATTATGGAAGACCTGCGCATCACCCCGAGCCAGGGCCAGTGGCTCACGACGGCCTTCGCGCTCACCCTCGCGGTCGTGATCCCGGTGACGGGGTTCCTGCTCGAGCGGCTCAACACGCGCCCCGTGTTCATCACCGCCATGTCGTTGTTCTCGCTCGGCACGCTCATCGCCGCGACGGCGCCCGGGTTCGGCCCGCTCGTCGCCGGCCGGGTCGTGCAGGCGATGGGCACCGGCATCATGATGCCGCTGCTCATGACGACCGTGCTGACCCTCGTGCCGCTGTCCGACCGCGGGCGCATCATGGGCCGCATCTCGATCGTGATGTCGGTGGCGCCGGCCATCGGCCCCGCGGTGTCCGGGCTCATCCTGCAGTTCAGCGCCTGGCGCGGGCTGTTCTGGGTCATGCTGCCGATCGCGCTCGTGATGCTCGGCATCGGCATCGCGCGCGTGCCCAACGTCTCGGAGCCTCGGAAGGTGCCGCTCGACGTGCTGTCGGTCGTGCTCTCGGCGTTCGGCTTCAGCGGGGTCGTGTTCGGCCTCAGCAACCTCGGACTCGCGGCGGAGGGCAAGGCGATGATGCCGTCGTGGATCCCGCTCGTGATCGGCGGCGTCGCGCTCGCGCTGTTCATCCTGCGCCAGCTGCGCCTGCAGCGGCGGGATGCGGCGCTGCTCGACCTGCGCACCTTCCGGTCGCGCAGCTTTACCGTCTCGATCCTGTTCTTCGTCATCCTCATGGCGGTGCTGTTCGGCGTCGTGATCCTGCTGCCGATCTACCTCGAGCGCGGACTCGCCATCGACACGCTCGTCATCGGGCTCACCCTGCTGCCCGGCGGCCTGCTGATGGGTCTCATGGGGCCCTTCGTCGGGCGCGTCTACGATCGCCTGGGGCCGGCGCCGCTCGTCATCCCGGGGTCGATCGTCATGAGTGCGGCGATCTGGGCGATGACCTTCTTCGACGCGCACACCCAGGTCTGGTTCGTCCTCGTGACGCACATCGTGCTGAGCCTCGGTCTCGGGCTGCTGTTCACCCCGATCTTCACGACGGCGACGAGCGCGCTGCCGCCGCACCTGTACTCGCACGGCTCCGCCACGATCGGCACCGTCCAGCAGGTGGCGGGTGCCGCAGGAACGGCGGCCTTCATCGCCCTGCTCGCGATCGGCACCTCGGCCGCGGGAGCCTCGACGCCGGAGGCGGCGACGCCCGAG